ATTGGTAATCGAAAAACCGATCGGTGCGGTCGCGCTGAATGACGAGATTGTCGAACGGCGAAAGCAGACGCACCGCCGCCTTCGCTTTGGGCGTTCCGGCGGACCTTTCCGCCGCTCCGGAAAGCGCATAATGCGTTTTTTCCCGGTCGCCTTCGACGAGCACGGGAACCACCGCCCCGTCCTCGGCCAGCTCGTCGATCGTGCGGGTCAGGCGGTCCCAGGATACGACCCGGAATACCGAATCCCGGGCGGCCGCCGGCTGAAGGTATTCGTCGATTTCCCGCGCCTCGGCGATCCCCATCGCGCCCAGCGCGCGCCGGATAAGGTGCTCGGCCGTCTCCCGCTCGTCCGGCAGGCGCGTGTCGGTTCCCGACGGGAGGACCCGTTCGGTCAGGTCGTATACCTTCTGGAAGTTGCGGCGCTCGGCGACCATCAGTTCGCCCTGCCAGAGGAGCAATTCGAGCGCCGATTTCGCCGGCTTCCAATCCCACCACGGTCCGCGTTTCCGCTCGCGCGGATGGGCGAAATCCTTGGCGCTCAGCGGCCCCTCCGCGCGGATCCGGTTCATCACCGTTTCCAGGGGAAGCTTCTGCCGCGCTTCGATCCATGTCCGTCGAGGGTGGTCCGGACGGCGGAACTGGCGCATGCGGAGAATCGAAAAACGGTAATCCCGCATCGGCAGGTAGGCCATCGCGCGGGCCCAATATTCAAACACTCCGCGCCGGACGGCCTGCAGCTCGTGCAGCAGTTCTCCGCCATAGCCGGGCATCCGCGTCCACAGCACGTGATGGTGGGCGCGCTCGACCACGTGGATCGTGTCGATCTGGACATAGCCGAGCCGCTCGATGATCCGGGAGGCGCCGTCCGTTCCCGAAGCCATGCCGGGCGGCCCGTGAAGAAGTTGCGCGTCGAGCATGATTCTGCGCGCGGCGGATTTGGATAGCGTAATTGGATTCATATCGCGGAATGGCCCCTCCCGGCGTGCATTGTAAAACCTTCGCCGCCGCGGAATGGAGGGTGAAAAGGCGGGAGGCGAACGGAATGGGAATTCGGAGACTTGCGTCGGATTCCGCCGGCGGAATCCCCGCCTCCGCGGAGACTCACCCCCCTCCGGCAAGGGTTATCCAATACCGGCGGAGGATTTCCCCTTCCCGCTCCGCCTTGTTTTCCAATACCCCGCCGCAGCGCTCGATCGCCCCGATCGACCCAAGGTTGCCGTCGCCGCAGGTGAGCAGAACCTTGCGGCAGCCCTTGGATGGAACGTCCTCGAGGAGTTGCCGCAGCATGGCCGTGGCATACCCCTTCCGCCGCTCCGACTGGCGGATCCCGTATCCGATATGCCCTCCCCGGCGCATGAGCGTATCGTTCAATTCATGGCGGAAGTGGATCGCGCCGAGGATCCGCCCGCCGCCGCCGGTCAGGAAATACAGAGTCGCCGGGACGAAGCCGGAGCGGCGGATGTCCTCCGTCTCCTCCCTTTCCCATGCACGCATGATTTCCGCGAACGTCCGCCCTTTCGGATCCACGGTGGAGGGGACAAACTCTTCGCCGGTTTTCTCCCAATCTCGAACGTAATCCAGGAATTCCGGCTCGCGGATTTCGGAATATCGGCTCAATTCCAGGCGAATGGATTTATCCATTTTTTCTTTTATCCGCATCCACAAGCATTCGAGGTTGAAATCCACATTTCGCAGCCGGGCGATATCAGGTTTAATTGTACGCGAGTCGCGCACACGGATACGCAAGCCCCCCGGAAAAAACGCCGATAAGCGCGGCGGCTTGGGAATGCCGTACTGCAAGGCGCGCCCCCGCCGCCCTCTCCCGTACTCCCTGCCGTTATCGTCCCTTTTCCCTCCCCAATCACGATGAATAATTTCCGGATGGAGGTCCATCCCATCCGACCTCCCCCAATAGAAGTGGCTTGCTTGCCGGAAATAGATGCCCCCTCCTTCCTTCCCGCGGTGCGGGGAGGAAGGAGGGGTTGAGGGGAGGCAGGATGGGATGGTGAAGCATCAAGGATCAATCGGCTTTATTGGCGGATCATTTAATGGCTGAACAACCCCATTGGGATGACCTGTCCTGACAACGCACTTTCTCAATTGACGGTTTTGGAATACTCCCAATGGGGATTGCCGATCAACCGGCAAACGGTCGTCCCGCCATCCGCATCAGCCGCCCCAGCGCCTTCAGTTTCCTCCCGATCCGGCGCGAATACAACAGCGGGACGGCCTGGCGGAAAAACTCGTGGACCCAGGCCGCCCTGGGCGACCAATAGAACTCGCGCGGCAGGTTAATCCGGTCGTAGCTGACGACCTTCGGGTAGGTCATCGCCCGCAGCCCCCACTCGCCGCCGATGCGGCCCAGGCCGCTGGCTTTGACCCCGCCCCACGGGACCTCGGGCGCGAAGAACGGCCACAGATGATCGTTCACCGCCACGGTGCCCACCTTTAATTTTCTGGCCGCGCGCCAAGCCCGCTCGTCGCTCCGCGACCAAACGCTGGCGGTCAACCCGTACTCCGTGTCGTTGGCCAGGCGGACGGCTTCCTCGTCGTCCTGCACCCGGATCACGCAAAGGAGCGGGCCGAAGCTTTCCTCGCGCACCACCGCCATCTCCGGCCGGGTGTCCACCAGGATCGTCGGCCTGTAAACCGGTGCGGCCGTTCCTGCCAGCCGGCCGCCGCCGGTGAGCACCCGCGCCCCGTCCGCCACCGCTTCGCGTACGTGGCCCTCCACCCGCGCCAGGAGGTCCGCGTGGATCAGCGCGGTCACGTCGCTCGCCCCGGGCGCGGTCTCGGTCGAAACCTTCCACTCGGCCGCGCGCGCCTTCAGCCGGCGGAGGAACTCGTCGGCGACAGCCTCGTGGACGTAGATCCGCGCCACCGAGCCGCACACCTGGCCGTTGGCGATGTAGGCGTAGGTCAGCGCCCCGTCCACCGTCCGCGCCAGGGGCGCATCGTCGAAGACGATCATCGCGTTGTTGCCGCCGAGCTCAAGCGTGGCGGGGATCAGCTGCGCGCCCGCGGCTTGCGCCAGCTTGCGCCCGGCCGCGCAGCCGCCGGTGAAGGCGATGTGATCCACGCCGGCGTTCGCCAAGGCCCAGCCGGTCCGCCCTCCGCCCGTCACCACCTGGAAGAGATCCTCCGGCAAGCCGGAGCCCAGCAAAATTTCCCGGAGCCTCAGCGCCGTGAGCGACGCGTACTCCGACGGCTTGTGGACCACGGCGTTGCCCGCCAGGAGCGCCGCGAACGCCGTTTGCATCGTCAGCAGGACGGGGAAGTTGTAGGGGGAGATCACCGCCACCACTCCCAGCGGCTCGGGGACCACGTAGGTGCATTTGGTGATGTGCAGCAGGCCCTGGCTCTGCCGCCGGACCCGCAGGACCTTGGGCGCCAGGTTGATGTAGCCGGTCAGGCTGGTGAGCACGAGCAGCACGTCGCCGATGATCGTTTCGGTTTCGCTTTTCCCCATCTCCCGCGAAACGAGAGAAGTGATCTCGTCGGCGCGGTCCACCAGCGCTTCCTGGATCCGCCGCATCATCCGGACCCGCTCCGCCAAAGTCCGCGCGGCCCAATCCGGTTGGGCGGCCCGCGCCCGCCCCACCGCCTCCCGGACTTCGCCTTCCCCGCAGACCGGCACGCTCCCGAGGATTTCGCCGGTGTTCGGATTCACCGATTGAATCGGTTCGGCTTTATCCATGACGATCGGTTCCAGTAGAGCTTCTTCCATCGCTCACTCCATAATTCCTTGTCGGTTGCCGACGAGTCGCCGAATTTGCCAAACGGATCGTCTTGCCCGCGCCTGAGCTCACAGCGGGTCAGGCCTGCGAAGCGGGGTGTAGTTCGCGGGCCTCCCCTCTTCCACACCCCTGGATTCCCGATTAGAACACTCGGGAATGACACCCGCCATCCTATTACTCTGCGGCCGCGGGGTCATCCGCGCCCCTGTCACTCTGAAGCCGCGAGTTGTGCGCACGAAGAGACCTGATCCTTCGGGTGAAAAGCACGCCTTCAGGATGACGCTCCGCGTCCCGCCTTTTCCGGGATCTTGCTCATCGCCCTCTCCGCCAGCGCCAGGATCGTCAGCGACGGATTGACGCCGGGATTGGCGGAGATCATCGAGCCGTCGCAGACGAGCATGTTCTCGTAGCCGAACACGAGGTTGTCTTTGTCGATCACGCCCTCTTCCCGGTCCTTGCCCATCACGCAGCCGCCCAGGATGTGGGCCGTGGTCGGGCTGCCGAGCAGGGTTTCGGTGAGCAGGGCGCACTGTTTGCCATTGACGATCCGCGCGAAGCCCTCGGCCAACGCATCCGCCTCCGGGATGCAGGCGGTCGGCCGCTTTCCCCCGTCGAGCGAGGTCGCCAGGCCCAAGAAGCCCTTGGTCAGCCGCAAACGGCTGTCGACCGTCTGCATAAAGAGCAGGATTTGGGTCCGCTTGGCCCAATCGTCGACGAGAATCACCTTGAGGTTGCGCACCGGATGGGCGATCAGGTCGCCGATCACCCGCAGCACGCGGGCGAACGCGTTGCGGCCGCCCACCCTCGGCCAGGCCAACAGGCGCCAGAAGCCCGACCCCGCCGGATAGCGGACCGGCTCGATGTGGCTGTGCTCGTCGGAATCGAGAATCGAGCCGATGGCGATCCCCTGCGAAAAGTCGGTCTCCCCGTCCGGCGCGGTGACGGCGATCAGGCTTTCCGAATTGGTGCGGACGCCGTGTCCGATCTTTGCAGAAAGCCGCGGCAGCGATTTCGCCTTCAACTGCAGGAGCAGATCCACGGTGCCCAGCACACCGGCGGAGAAAACGATTCCGCGGCAGGTGCATTCACCGCCGCTTTTTCTCCCAAGGCCAGTGGAAGACCGCCAATGGACTTTGTATCCTCCCGACCCGTCGCCGCCGTTCAAGGGCGTGACGTCGTCCACCTCCCATTCAGCCCGCACCTCGGCTCCGTGCCGCTCGGCGAAATACAGGTAATTCTTGTCGAGGGAGTTCTTGGCGTTGAAGCGGCAGCCGAGCAAGCACCCTCCGCAGAAGTTGCAGCCGGCCCGATCCGGGCCTTTTCCGCCGAAGTAGGGATCCGGGACGACCGAATCCGGCTCGCCGTAGAACACCGCCACGGTCGTCGGCTCGAAGCGGTCTTCCTTGCCGATCTGCCGGGAAAGTCGTTGCAGGGCACAGTCGCCCGTCTCCAGCCGCGGATTGGGGACCGCGCCGAGCATCTTCAACCCCGTGCGGTAGAAATCCGCGAGCTCGCTTTCCCAATCCGCCAGGTGGGACCAGGATTCGGCCTTGAAGAAAGACGGCTTCGGTATCGGAAGGGTATTGGCGTACACCAGCGACCCGCCCCCCACCCCGGCGCCGGAGAGGACCGTCACATGGCGGAAAAAGGTCATCTGGAACAAACCGAAGAAACGCAGCGGCGGCAGCCAAAGCCACCGCCGCAGGTCCCAGTTGGTTTTTGGAAAATCCTTTTCGGTCAGCCGCTTACCTTTCTCGAGTACCAGGACTTTGTAGCCCTTCTCGGAAAGCCGCAGGGCGGATACCGATCCGCCGAACCCGCTTCCGACGATGATGTAATCGTAGTCGAAACCCCGTTCCCCGGCCATCTCCGCCTCCCGGCGTCCCGTCCTCCACGCCCCGCCATTAAAAGAAATAAACACCGCCGGGGGTGCGATGGGTGCGGGATCATGGGATTTTTAGGAAAAAAAAAACTACCGGGGTGCTGAGAAAGGCGCGACTCCCCTGCATAAACAGTTTTTCCGCGTCGTCCACAGGATCCGATAAAATCCTGACCGTCCTCACCCTGACGAAAAACCAAAAAAACGCCGATTGTTTGTCTTGAGGCTGTCTAAAAAGTGAGCCAATGGGATTCGTGGAAAATTCCCTGCCGGAGATAGTCCGTCATTCCCGCGCCGGCCCTCGGCGTGTTCTTCGCCGGGGGTGGGTTTAGCGGGAATCCAGGGTTTGAATGGCTGGATGCCCGCTCCGAACACCCCGCTTCTAGGGGCAGGCGCGGACACCTGTCCCGAGCCTCGCTCGGGATGACGATCCGATGACAACCTTATGCTGTTTTTCGACCGCCCCAGAAGAGGGTGAGGGGAAGAGGGAGGAGGAAAATGAGAAGACTCCCTTGTTGCCGTGGAGTCGTGCATTTAATGTCGTTGCTGGCCCCGCCTCGGCCCCGCGTTGCGAGGGCAGTCTTTCGCCGTTGCGAATCCGGGAGGGGGGGATTCTATTGCTTTTTCCAATTGCAGAGCAGCGGATCAGAAAACGAATTCCACGCTGCTTAATATCATCACAAAGAAAAACGCCGCGGCGATGGTGAACAGCCCGCCCAGGAGCAGCCCGATGATCCCCAATACGCGGCGGTCGTTCTTGCGTACGACGGCGATGATTCCGAGCACCGTTCCCGCGGCGGCGGCCAGCGGCGCGAGGCATAACAACGCCAAGGATATCAACTGCAGAAGGTCCTCGTTTTCAGTGAACCAATAGGCTGCCTGCCAGCCCAAATCGATATCGCGCCCGAAGCCGAGGAAAAGGGCGGCCGCGACAAGAACCACCACGAGCACCGCCAATCCGACCGAAAAACAACCGAACCGGGTTTTTTCCGGCGGGACGGATGGGGAAGGGGACGGAATTGCACTGAAGCGGAGTTCGTTGGATTCAGACATTTCTCCCTCCTTATGGGAAGCCGTCTCCATGCGGGACGGATTT
This region of Anaerolineales bacterium genomic DNA includes:
- a CDS encoding GNAT family N-acetyltransferase codes for the protein MDKSIRLELSRYSEIREPEFLDYVRDWEKTGEEFVPSTVDPKGRTFAEIMRAWEREETEDIRRSGFVPATLYFLTGGGGRILGAIHFRHELNDTLMRRGGHIGYGIRQSERRKGYATAMLRQLLEDVPSKGCRKVLLTCGDGNLGSIGAIERCGGVLENKAEREGEILRRYWITLAGGG
- a CDS encoding aldehyde dehydrogenase family protein → MEEALLEPIVMDKAEPIQSVNPNTGEILGSVPVCGEGEVREAVGRARAAQPDWAARTLAERVRMMRRIQEALVDRADEITSLVSREMGKSETETIIGDVLLVLTSLTGYINLAPKVLRVRRQSQGLLHITKCTYVVPEPLGVVAVISPYNFPVLLTMQTAFAALLAGNAVVHKPSEYASLTALRLREILLGSGLPEDLFQVVTGGGRTGWALANAGVDHIAFTGGCAAGRKLAQAAGAQLIPATLELGGNNAMIVFDDAPLARTVDGALTYAYIANGQVCGSVARIYVHEAVADEFLRRLKARAAEWKVSTETAPGASDVTALIHADLLARVEGHVREAVADGARVLTGGGRLAGTAAPVYRPTILVDTRPEMAVVREESFGPLLCVIRVQDDEEAVRLANDTEYGLTASVWSRSDERAWRAARKLKVGTVAVNDHLWPFFAPEVPWGGVKASGLGRIGGEWGLRAMTYPKVVSYDRINLPREFYWSPRAAWVHEFFRQAVPLLYSRRIGRKLKALGRLMRMAGRPFAG
- a CDS encoding GMC family oxidoreductase, with the protein product MAGERGFDYDYIIVGSGFGGSVSALRLSEKGYKVLVLEKGKRLTEKDFPKTNWDLRRWLWLPPLRFFGLFQMTFFRHVTVLSGAGVGGGSLVYANTLPIPKPSFFKAESWSHLADWESELADFYRTGLKMLGAVPNPRLETGDCALQRLSRQIGKEDRFEPTTVAVFYGEPDSVVPDPYFGGKGPDRAGCNFCGGCLLGCRFNAKNSLDKNYLYFAERHGAEVRAEWEVDDVTPLNGGDGSGGYKVHWRSSTGLGRKSGGECTCRGIVFSAGVLGTVDLLLQLKAKSLPRLSAKIGHGVRTNSESLIAVTAPDGETDFSQGIAIGSILDSDEHSHIEPVRYPAGSGFWRLLAWPRVGGRNAFARVLRVIGDLIAHPVRNLKVILVDDWAKRTQILLFMQTVDSRLRLTKGFLGLATSLDGGKRPTACIPEADALAEGFARIVNGKQCALLTETLLGSPTTAHILGGCVMGKDREEGVIDKDNLVFGYENMLVCDGSMISANPGVNPSLTILALAERAMSKIPEKAGRGASS
- a CDS encoding YcaQ family DNA glycosylase — its product is MNPITLSKSAARRIMLDAQLLHGPPGMASGTDGASRIIERLGYVQIDTIHVVERAHHHVLWTRMPGYGGELLHELQAVRRGVFEYWARAMAYLPMRDYRFSILRMRQFRRPDHPRRTWIEARQKLPLETVMNRIRAEGPLSAKDFAHPRERKRGPWWDWKPAKSALELLLWQGELMVAERRNFQKVYDLTERVLPSGTDTRLPDERETAEHLIRRALGAMGIAEAREIDEYLQPAAARDSVFRVVSWDRLTRTIDELAEDGAVVPVLVEGDREKTHYALSGAAERSAGTPKAKAAVRLLSPFDNLVIQRDRTDRFFDYQCTLECYTPAAKRIHGYFVLPVLFGERLVGRVDPQADRKSGRLILRSVELEEDFQPTGAFLAEFAKAAAAYAKFNRCNAVVLGKVRPAKWKPALRDRLKTIF